A window of Xiphophorus hellerii strain 12219 chromosome 7, Xiphophorus_hellerii-4.1, whole genome shotgun sequence contains these coding sequences:
- the LOC116723454 gene encoding bone morphogenetic protein receptor type-2-like: MWAQFLQRSNMAASALTVCVFILLQAEIRGLQSEDQEERICAFASSLKGAEPVSTNELRGEVQENGTIRCSRGSRCYGLWERLADGEMQLLNQGCWMYVGHHQECYGDRCILVTMAPSQMQKASYHFCCCSHDLCNSNYTEAPPTADTPTLRSMRRDDLNLSPTDRQMTAKETALVALATVAMAALLIMALFLGYRMMKRKHKHGLSAVNAMEAANSDSAVDLDNLKLLELIGRGRYGAVFRGSLNERCIAVKVFSSANHPNFSNERSIYRLPLLQQHDNIARYLAADEKTTADGRPEFLILMEYYPHGCLSQYLSVHTVDWLTCCRMAHGITRGLAFLHTELYRGDQYKPPVAHRDLTSRNVLVRSDLSCVLADFGLSMKLTGTRTCRPGEDETMAISEVGTVRYMSPEVLGGALNLRDCESALKQVDVYALGLLYWESFRRCCDLFPGEAVPEYQLAFQVEVGNHPSFEDMQILVVREKHRPRFPEAWKENSLALRALKETMEDCWDQDAEARLTAQCAEERLADLILLSPHTALHNHRNLTHSRWTPQVGSASCYIEDLQVGVVKNLQGDGHSASVVRTAVSGAEVGEKNRNCINQQRQQIKARSASSDCSVITTSSLRTDSVLCSVSELNGGAAPSIPVCLQLTEEDLEASKLDPKQVQKNLRETSQENLMEHSQKQFGSAPQTSNLHHSVEVTNQEEAGPSFSIQPLPKQQNVRQRPTSLHLLPKPSESRLKLGRLRSTHQQVETGVAKMNQVIPSVEAHLVTTVTNMRSSATNGTEVLCASSSYSSGVPVLVTNKTRGGGRTNPAGPQEDEGDEGRRGGGGDGDSRLNLNLNFSPDEHEPLLKREQLPAESDPPPPHHDSSSRAGGRGSNSNNNNNRLPLGSELHVPAEVCVPKPETRNSEPPPAGSVILSGLEMVSVHPEDRSEAADTEICQKEIKTPTDGGLQEQNLASEASIAPLKPSLVEITATGAPPLDISNLEAKDLDPAPAESLASEPVELQNQPSEAQTAGLLLRQTKTRRPERPCSLDLSSSCISSDDVSVMDQGSLSATGEKIKRRVKTPYTLKKWRPASWVVSSDKDLDLEFEFSSGQVQVSSGPLRAGGAGVPRINQSKSSMAVFLVGGGTTATTTSEPDGMTQF; this comes from the exons ATGTGGGCTCAGTTTCTGCAGcgatccaacatggctgcctcagcgctgacagtgtgtgtgtttatcctGCTGCAGGCTGAGATCAGAG GTTTGCAGTCGGAGGACCAAGAGGAGAGAATCTGTGCGTTTGCCAGCAGCCtgaagggggcggagcctgtcTCCACCAATGAGCTACGAGGAGAGGTTCAGGAGAACGGCACGATACGCTGCAGTCGCGGCTCCCGCTGCTATGGATTGTGGGAAAGACTCGCGGACGGAGAGATGCAGCTGCTGAACCAAG GTTGTTGGATGTATGTGGGCCACCACCAGGAGTGTTATGGTGACCGCTGCATCCTGGTGACTATGGCTCCATCTCAGATGCAGAAAGCCAGCTaccatttctgctgctgcagccacgACCTCTGCAACAGTAATTATACTGAAGCTCCGCCCACCGCCGACACGCCCACCCTGAGGTCGATGAGGAGGGACGACCTCAACCTCAGTCCCACAG ATCGTCAGATGACGGCGAAGGAGACAGCTCTCGTTGCCCTGGCAACTGTGGCTATGGCAGCCCTCCTCATCATGGCGCTGTTCCTGGGATACCGGATGATGAAAA GGAAGCACAAGCATGGTCTGTCTGCTGTGAATGCAATGGAAGCAGCAAACTCTGACTCAGCTGTGGACCTTGATAACTTGAAACTGCTGGAG CTGATTGGTCGAGGTCGTTATGGAGCGGTGTTTCGTGGCTCTCTGAATGAGCGATGCATTGCTGTTAAAGTTTTCAGCTCTGCTAACCACCCAAACTTCTCCAACGAGCGCTCCATCTACCGACTgccgctgctgcagcagcatgaCAACATCGCCCGCTACCTGGCCGCCGACGAGAAGACGACAGCCGATGGGCGACCAGAGTTTCTGATCCTCATGGAGTACTACCCACAT GGCTGTCTGTCTCAGTACCTGTCTGTGCATACTGTGGACTGGCTGACCTGCTGCAGGATGGCCCACGGTATCACCAGAGGACTCGCCTTCCTGCACACTGAGCTCTACAGAGGAG ACCAGTACAAGCCCCCCGTGGCCCACAGAGACCTGACCAGCAGGAATGTTTTGGTCCGATCCGATCTGTCCTGTGTCCTCGCCGACTTTGGCTTGTCAATGAAGCtgactggaaccagaacctgtcGGCCCGGAGAAGATGAAACCATGGCCATATCTGAG GTGGGGACAGTTCGGTACATGTCCCCGGAGGTTCTGGGAGGAGCGCTGAACCTCAGAGACTGTGAATCGGCTCTGAAGCAGGTGGACGTGTACGCTCTGGGTCTGCTGTACTGGGAGAGCTTCAGGAGGTGCTGCGACCTGTTCCCAG GGGAAGCCGTTCCAGAGTACCAGCTGGCGTTCCAGGTTGAAGTCGGGAATCATCCGAGCTTCGAGGACATGCAGATCCTGGTGGTCCGAGAGAAACACAGACCCAGATTCCCAGAAGCCTGGAAGGAGAACAGCCTG GCTCTGCGGGCTCTGAAGGAGACCATGGAGGACTGCTGGGACCAGGACGCTGAGGCTCGACTTACAGCTCAGTGTGCTGAGGAACGCCTGGCTGACCTCATCCTCCTGAGCCCTCATACAGCGCTGCACAACCACAG GAATCTGACTCACAGCCGCTGGACTCCTCAAGTTGGCTCCGCCTCCTGCTACATCGAGGATCTCCAAGTGGGCGTGGTTAAAAATCTCCAGGGAGACGGGCACTCGGCGTCGGTTGTCAGGACGGCCGTGAGTGGTGCAGAAGTCGGAGAGAAGAACAGGAACTGCATCAACCAGCAGCGGCAACAG ATTAAAGCTCGTTCGGCCTCCTCAGACTGCAGCGTGATCACCACCAGCAGCCTGAGGACAGACTCTGTCCTTTGCAGCGTCTCTGAGCTAAACG ggggcgctgcacccAGTATTCCTGTCTGTCTACAGCTCACAGAGGAAGACCTAGAGGCCTCCAAACTGGACCCTAAACag GTACAGAAAAACCTGAGAGAAACTTCTCAGGAAAACCTGATGGAGCATTCTCAGAAGCAGTTTGGATCGGCACCACAAACCTCCAACCTGCATCACAGTGTGGAG GTGACCAATCAGGAAGAAGCAGGACCTTCCTTCTCCATCCAGCCCCTCCCCAAGCAGCAGAACGTCCGCCAGAGGCCCACCAGCCTCCACCTGCTCCCCAAACCCAGCGAGTCCCGACTGAAGCTGGGAAGGCTCAGGTCCACTCACCAACAG GTGGAGACAGGTGTGGCTAAGATGAACCAAGTTATCCCATCTGTGGAGGCACACCTGGTCACCACGGTTACCAACATGAGGAGCAGCGCCACGAACGGGACTGAGGTCCTCTGTGCCTCCAGCAGCTACAGCTCCGGCGTTCCCGTCCTGGTGACCAATAAGAcgagaggaggagggagaacCAACCCTGCAGGGCCGCAGGAGGATGAGGGGGATGaaggacgaagaggaggaggaggagacggagacagCCGACTGAACCTGAATCTGAACTTCAGTCCTGATGAACATGAACCTCTGCTGAAGAGAGAGCAGCTTCCTGCTGAGAGcgaccctcctcctcctcatcatgaTTCATCGAGCAGAGCAGGAGGACGAGGATCCaactccaacaacaacaacaaccgcCTCCCGTTGGGCTCAGAGCTCCATGTTCCTGCAGAGGTCTGTGTTCCTAAACCAGAAACCAGGAACAGTGAACCTCCTCCGGCAGGCTCAGTTATTCTTTCTGGATTAGAAATGGTGTCAGTCCATCCTGAGGACAGAAGTGAAGCCGCAGATACTGAAATATgtcagaaagaaattaaaactcCAACAGACGGAGGCCTACAGGAACAGAACTTGGCTTCAGAAGCATCAATAGCTCCTCTGAAGCCATCATTGGTAGAAATTACAGCTACAGGAGCTCCACCTCTGGACATCTCCAACCTGGAAGCTAAAGATTTGGATCCTGCTCCTGCAGAAAGTCTGGCGTCAGAACCTGTAGAGCTGCAGAATCAACCTTCAGAAGCTCAGACAGCAGGTCTGTTGCTCAGGCAGACTAAAACCAGGAGACCGGAGCGTCCATGTTCCCTAGACCTGTCCTCCTCCTGCATCTCCTCAG ATGATGTTTCTGTGATGGATCAGGGCAGTCTGAGCGCCACAGGTGAGAAAATCAAGCGCCGCGTGAAAACGCCGTACACCCTGAAGAAGTGGCGTCCAGCCTCCTGGGTGGTCTCCTCAGATAAGGATCTGGACCTGGAGTTTGAGTTCAGCAGCGGTCAGGTCCAGGTGTCGTCTGGTCCACTCAGAGCAGGCGGTGCAGGTGTGCCTAGAATCAACCAGTCCAAGTCCAGCATGGCCGTGTTTCTGGTCGGAGGAGGAACCACGGCGACCACAACCTCAGAGCCGGATGGGATGACCCAGTTCTGA